Proteins encoded together in one bacterium window:
- the gyrB gene encoding DNA topoisomerase (ATP-hydrolyzing) subunit B, whose amino-acid sequence MEEEKVKAKGGSVPEYGASSIKVLEGLTAVRKRPAMYIGSTHADGLHHLVYEVVDNSVDEALAGYCTTINVIVHADGSCSVQDNGRGIPVAEHPTEKISAAEVVMTKLHAGGKFEKEAYRYSGGLHGVGISVVNALSKKLELRIFRDNREYFQIYRIGVPDAPLKDIGKTDQQGTYVRFWADDTIFETTDFNFETLSVRLKQYAFLNKGLHIDFKDERSGEEEVFFFEGGIVTFVEHVNSKKIPLLDHVIEFSKDDGVYILDLAFQYNDGYSSQIFSFVNNIHTVDGGSHETGFRSALTKVCNRYAQKYNMLKEESLSSDDVREGLVCVISMKVPEPQFEGQTKTKLGNSEIKGLVDSWIYSFLDTLFEENPGIAKAILQKAVLAQQARTAAKRARDLTRRKTVLEGSVLPGKLADCSEREASKCELYIVEGDSAGGSAKQARNRFVQAVLPIRGKLLNVEKTRLDRVLGNDGIKDLITAIGAGVGNDEFDSEKVRYHKIVIMTDADVDGSHIRILLLTFFFRYMLPIIEKGYLYVAQPPLYKAKVGKSERYLQDDSELTQFLFDWAGSHALLEQAGKKLEHAEWVLLLKNILAYENEVTKVGHQVEVSRKNCHELVACLDALKWEPGKYTPEELTPKIAEYFKDYTVEMLVETEAGEGDIRTRRVLSFKQGKKTWDVSFAFFKSNEVSKLLELFKPVKMLEDSQWSLSVSGKGGDSFGIGALALCDAIIAAGKSLMTIQRYKGLGEMNPEQLWETTMDPERRMFLKVNIEDALKADQWFSSLMGDEVEDRRSYIEKHAHFVRNLDV is encoded by the coding sequence ATGGAAGAAGAAAAAGTCAAAGCTAAGGGCGGTAGTGTTCCCGAATATGGTGCAAGTTCTATTAAGGTGCTCGAAGGCTTAACTGCCGTCAGAAAGCGCCCAGCTATGTACATTGGCTCAACGCATGCTGACGGTCTTCATCATTTGGTGTATGAAGTTGTTGATAACTCTGTTGACGAAGCATTAGCCGGCTATTGTACCACAATTAATGTTATTGTCCATGCTGATGGTTCTTGCTCAGTGCAAGATAATGGTCGGGGGATTCCTGTTGCTGAACATCCAACTGAAAAAATATCTGCCGCTGAAGTTGTTATGACCAAATTGCATGCTGGTGGTAAATTTGAAAAAGAAGCGTATCGTTATTCAGGTGGCTTGCATGGGGTTGGTATTTCTGTTGTTAACGCGCTTTCAAAAAAACTTGAATTACGGATTTTTAGGGACAACAGAGAATATTTCCAAATTTATAGAATTGGTGTGCCAGACGCGCCGCTTAAAGATATTGGTAAGACTGACCAACAAGGTACCTATGTCCGTTTTTGGGCTGATGATACTATTTTTGAAACAACCGATTTTAATTTTGAAACATTGTCTGTTCGTTTAAAACAATATGCATTTCTTAATAAAGGACTTCATATTGATTTTAAAGATGAACGCAGTGGCGAAGAAGAAGTATTTTTCTTTGAAGGTGGTATTGTAACGTTTGTTGAGCATGTAAACTCAAAAAAAATTCCACTCCTTGATCACGTTATCGAATTTTCTAAAGACGATGGCGTTTATATTTTGGATCTTGCGTTTCAATATAACGATGGCTACAGCTCGCAAATTTTTAGTTTTGTAAATAACATTCACACCGTTGATGGCGGTAGCCATGAAACAGGTTTTCGTTCTGCATTAACTAAAGTTTGCAATCGTTATGCTCAAAAATACAACATGCTCAAAGAGGAATCTCTTTCGAGTGATGACGTCCGTGAAGGCTTGGTATGCGTTATTAGTATGAAAGTACCAGAGCCCCAATTTGAAGGTCAAACTAAAACGAAACTTGGCAACAGTGAAATTAAAGGCCTAGTAGATTCATGGATTTACTCCTTTTTAGATACATTGTTTGAAGAAAATCCTGGTATTGCTAAAGCAATTTTACAAAAAGCAGTTTTGGCACAACAAGCACGTACCGCGGCAAAGCGTGCGCGTGATTTAACGCGGCGTAAAACGGTTCTTGAGGGATCAGTATTGCCGGGTAAACTTGCAGACTGCTCTGAGCGCGAAGCAAGTAAATGCGAACTGTACATTGTAGAAGGGGATTCTGCAGGTGGTTCTGCCAAGCAAGCGCGAAATCGTTTTGTGCAAGCAGTGTTGCCAATTCGTGGTAAATTACTGAACGTTGAAAAAACCCGCCTTGACCGCGTTTTGGGCAATGATGGTATTAAAGATTTAATTACGGCCATTGGTGCAGGTGTTGGTAATGATGAGTTTGATAGCGAAAAAGTGCGTTATCATAAAATTGTTATCATGACCGATGCTGACGTTGACGGTTCGCATATTCGTATTTTACTTCTGACGTTCTTTTTCAGATATATGTTACCAATTATTGAAAAAGGATATTTATATGTTGCGCAGCCACCTTTGTATAAAGCAAAGGTTGGTAAGTCTGAACGCTATCTGCAAGATGATTCTGAACTGACGCAATTTTTATTCGATTGGGCAGGATCACATGCTTTACTTGAGCAAGCTGGTAAAAAACTTGAGCATGCTGAGTGGGTTTTGTTGCTTAAAAATATTCTTGCTTATGAAAATGAAGTTACTAAAGTTGGACATCAAGTTGAAGTATCTCGCAAAAATTGTCATGAGCTTGTTGCTTGCCTTGATGCACTCAAGTGGGAGCCGGGCAAATATACTCCTGAAGAATTAACACCAAAAATTGCTGAATATTTCAAAGATTATACCGTTGAAATGTTGGTTGAAACTGAAGCGGGTGAAGGTGATATTCGAACACGCAGAGTATTGAGTTTTAAGCAAGGCAAAAAGACCTGGGATGTTTCTTTTGCTTTCTTTAAATCAAATGAAGTTTCTAAGTTGTTAGAACTCTTTAAGCCAGTAAAAATGCTTGAAGATAGCCAGTGGTCATTGTCCGTAAGCGGTAAAGGTGGCGATAGCTTTGGTATCGGTGCACTTGCTTTGTGTGACGCGATTATTGCTGCCGGCAAGTCGTTAATGACCATTCAACGCTATAAAGGTCTTGGGGAAATGAATCCTGAGCAATTGTGGGAAACGACCATGGATCCTGAGCGCCGCATGTTCTTGAAGGTAAACATTGAAGATGCGTTGAAAGCAGATCAATGGTTCTCTTCGTTGATGGGCGATGAAGTTGAAGATCGTCGATCATATATTGAGAAGCATGCACATTTTGTAAGAAATTTAGACGTTTAA
- a CDS encoding nucleoside deaminase, which produces MQKEKKTFFMQEALKQAKKALALEEVPIGAVIVGSDNKIIARAYNKIETMQSQTAHAEILAIQKAYKKVNNWRLNGCWIYVTLEPCLMCLGLIKLSRLQGIVFGGKSTLFGIGINEIADQAPFYMQDLKIEGGVENEESLSLLKSFFKKVRKKEKGQP; this is translated from the coding sequence ATGCAAAAAGAAAAAAAGACATTTTTTATGCAAGAAGCCCTCAAGCAAGCTAAAAAAGCTTTAGCGCTTGAAGAAGTGCCTATTGGCGCCGTCATTGTAGGCTCCGATAATAAAATTATAGCCCGAGCGTATAATAAAATTGAAACAATGCAATCGCAAACCGCTCATGCTGAAATTTTAGCCATTCAAAAGGCTTATAAAAAGGTTAATAATTGGAGGTTGAACGGATGCTGGATCTATGTTACCCTTGAGCCTTGTTTAATGTGCCTAGGCCTCATTAAACTCAGTAGATTACAGGGAATAGTGTTTGGAGGCAAATCAACACTATTCGGTATAGGCATTAATGAAATAGCAGATCAAGCACCATTTTATATGCAAGATTTAAAAATTGAGGGTGGAGTAGAAAATGAAGAAAGTCTTTCCCTCTTAAAATCGTTTTTCAAAAAAGTTAGGAAAAAAGAGAAAGGGCAGCCGTGA
- a CDS encoding TraR/DksA C4-type zinc finger protein encodes MKQRTDALHRIKDRLLQRKVEMTSLLSSSTNEKFADDQIQDSGDEALSLTMENLKNSLEQNEIDELRLIDNALTRIERGEYGSCIDCEEHISERRLENFPYAARCIVCQEDLEG; translated from the coding sequence GTGAAACAACGAACAGACGCGCTACACAGAATCAAGGATAGACTTCTACAAAGAAAAGTAGAAATGACTTCGCTTCTTTCTTCATCAACAAACGAAAAATTTGCCGATGACCAAATTCAGGATAGTGGCGACGAGGCTCTTTCTCTTACCATGGAAAACCTGAAAAACTCACTCGAGCAAAACGAAATTGATGAACTACGCTTAATAGACAATGCATTAACTCGAATTGAGCGCGGAGAATATGGCTCATGTATTGACTGCGAAGAACACATATCAGAAAGACGTTTAGAAAATTTTCCTTATGCCGCTCGATGCATTGTTTGCCAAGAAGACCTTGAAGGATAA
- the rpsI gene encoding 30S ribosomal protein S9, with amino-acid sequence MKDAQKSKTSSTLHGVGRRKAAVARVWLSKGSGTITVNGQNHEEYFDTLINRNALLVPFKVTNQKSFDAKVSVNGGGLRGQADAICLGIARALLESDEALRLTLRKNDLLTVDSRVKERKKYGQRGARRKFQFVKR; translated from the coding sequence ATGAAAGACGCTCAAAAAAGCAAAACAAGCTCTACACTTCATGGTGTTGGACGAAGAAAAGCAGCTGTAGCACGTGTTTGGCTGAGTAAAGGCAGCGGAACAATTACGGTTAACGGTCAAAATCATGAAGAATACTTTGATACGCTTATTAATCGTAACGCACTCTTGGTTCCTTTCAAGGTTACCAATCAAAAAAGCTTTGATGCAAAAGTTAGCGTTAATGGTGGTGGTTTAAGAGGTCAGGCAGATGCTATTTGTCTTGGCATTGCACGAGCACTCCTTGAATCTGATGAAGCGTTGAGACTTACTCTTCGTAAAAATGATTTACTTACCGTTGATTCTCGCGTTAAAGAACGTAAAAAATACGGTCAACGTGGCGCTCGTAGAAAGTTCCAATTCGTAAAAAGATAA
- the glmS gene encoding glutamine--fructose-6-phosphate transaminase (isomerizing), which produces MTQHKDVVPAAMALTTRLHGAFALVIMMEAYPDQLLLIRRRSPLVIGIGENEMFAASDYMAFSDQTKTAMFLPDNSFAVVKKDSVALYDFTGNQIVAETQTIDQTFSPTDKQGFEHYMLKEIYEQKRAINRTVSFFKIIGNNHGASSFSIKDEYSDGIWRQLGLTTSHVKELKSLNLIAAGTSWHAARIAQFFFEIICKIPTRVSLASEFHHMPFFPDSNSVYILISQSGETADTLQALRLITAANLQTIALTNVASSTIVREADGFMPMQAGPEISVASTKAFSTQVASLYWLANRIALERGIISQQEMHETEEDLLITAEILETVIETYKLSISQELGKKYSQYNRFIFLGRHISYPFALEASLKLKEISYIFSQCYPAGELKHGPIALIDDQTPVVIFSVLDETIYWKILSNAQEVKARHGHLIVFAFEGQKELINLADTAFIIPQVKPLLGPLAMTGIMQYFVYEITRALDRPIDKPRNLAKSVTVE; this is translated from the coding sequence TTGACTCAACACAAAGATGTTGTGCCTGCCGCTATGGCGCTCACTACTCGGCTTCATGGAGCCTTTGCGCTCGTTATCATGATGGAAGCATATCCGGACCAACTTTTATTAATCAGAAGGCGCTCTCCGCTTGTTATCGGTATCGGAGAAAACGAAATGTTTGCCGCCTCTGATTATATGGCTTTTTCAGATCAAACTAAAACAGCCATGTTTTTACCAGACAACAGCTTTGCAGTAGTAAAAAAAGATTCGGTAGCATTATACGATTTTACCGGCAATCAAATCGTAGCAGAAACACAAACCATTGATCAAACATTTAGCCCTACCGACAAGCAAGGCTTTGAGCATTATATGCTTAAAGAAATTTACGAACAAAAACGAGCAATCAACCGCACGGTCTCTTTCTTTAAAATTATTGGCAACAATCATGGAGCCTCTTCTTTTTCTATTAAAGACGAGTATAGCGATGGTATTTGGCGCCAACTTGGGCTTACCACTTCTCATGTGAAAGAATTAAAATCGCTCAATTTAATTGCTGCCGGCACTTCCTGGCACGCGGCGCGTATCGCTCAATTCTTTTTCGAAATTATTTGTAAAATTCCAACACGCGTTTCGCTGGCATCAGAATTTCATCATATGCCATTTTTCCCTGACTCAAATAGCGTGTACATTTTAATTTCGCAATCAGGAGAGACGGCCGACACACTCCAAGCATTGCGCTTAATTACTGCTGCAAATTTGCAAACAATAGCGCTAACCAATGTTGCCTCAAGTACTATTGTTCGCGAAGCCGACGGATTTATGCCAATGCAGGCAGGCCCAGAAATATCGGTGGCTTCAACTAAAGCTTTTTCCACACAAGTTGCTTCTCTTTACTGGCTGGCAAACCGCATAGCACTTGAACGCGGCATTATCAGTCAACAAGAAATGCATGAAACAGAAGAAGACCTTCTGATTACTGCTGAAATTTTGGAAACCGTTATAGAAACATACAAATTAAGTATTTCGCAAGAACTTGGGAAAAAGTACAGTCAGTACAACAGGTTTATTTTTCTTGGACGCCACATCAGTTATCCTTTTGCATTGGAAGCTTCGCTCAAGCTTAAAGAAATTTCTTATATATTTTCACAATGCTATCCTGCCGGCGAACTTAAACATGGCCCAATAGCACTGATTGATGATCAAACACCGGTTGTCATATTTTCAGTACTTGATGAAACAATTTACTGGAAAATTTTAAGCAATGCTCAAGAAGTCAAAGCTCGTCACGGCCATCTGATTGTCTTTGCATTTGAAGGACAAAAAGAACTCATTAATCTTGCGGATACGGCATTTATCATTCCACAAGTTAAGCCTCTCCTTGGTCCTCTTGCCATGACAGGCATTATGCAATATTTTGTTTACGAAATTACACGAGCACTTGACCGACCCATTGACAAGCCGAGAAACCTGGCAAAATCAGTTACCGTTGAGTAA
- a CDS encoding sodium/proline symporter, translating into MNLAYFISFFLYFAILIIVGISFYCKQKEAGDFMVGNRSLNYWVTAIATHATDMSTWLFMAYPGLIYREGMPGCLIAVALTLGMHFTWKYIAPKLRVASETTNSPTLISYFEKRFNDPAGHIRLLGAIISLVFFTLYISAGIVGLGRAVEAAFAVNYHMAISIGTLGIVAYTLLGGFIAIAWNDFIQGMFVLFILLFVPMYAGWYLGGPTAIVEALKLKHVSLSPFPDFSWHTLLHTVVPAVGWGLGYFGMPHILMNFMGIDNVKNIKKAHRLGIMWQILTTIFSATLIGLLGVVFFANTGLTDSELVFVRMAQQMFPPYLAGFILCGILAAAITTMDSQILVAASTIAQDLYRKFFNPKVSQEHLMYISRLGGLGITAIAFICAFNNHDSILDLVYHAWSGLGGSFGPLLLASFYWQSTITKEGAFSGILIGGLVAGSWRYFETGFNAPLIPAFIMSFVSIYLVSRITEKKRSQRT; encoded by the coding sequence ATGAACCTTGCTTACTTTATTTCATTTTTTCTCTATTTTGCCATCTTAATAATTGTTGGTATCTCTTTTTATTGCAAACAAAAAGAGGCTGGCGATTTTATGGTTGGCAATCGATCGCTTAATTATTGGGTAACTGCCATTGCAACCCACGCAACTGACATGAGCACCTGGCTCTTTATGGCATATCCAGGCTTGATTTATCGTGAAGGAATGCCTGGTTGTTTGATTGCCGTAGCACTCACGCTTGGCATGCATTTTACCTGGAAATACATCGCACCAAAATTGCGTGTTGCCAGTGAAACAACCAACAGCCCAACACTTATTAGTTATTTTGAAAAACGTTTTAACGATCCTGCCGGCCATATCAGATTGCTAGGCGCCATTATTTCGTTGGTATTTTTTACGTTGTACATTTCTGCCGGCATTGTTGGCCTTGGTCGTGCGGTTGAAGCAGCTTTTGCCGTAAATTATCATATGGCAATTTCCATTGGTACGCTTGGCATTGTTGCCTACACCCTACTCGGCGGCTTTATCGCCATTGCATGGAACGACTTTATTCAAGGCATGTTTGTCTTGTTTATTTTGCTTTTTGTGCCAATGTATGCTGGATGGTATTTGGGAGGCCCTACAGCCATTGTTGAAGCACTCAAACTCAAACATGTTTCTCTTTCGCCATTCCCAGATTTTTCATGGCATACATTATTGCACACTGTTGTTCCTGCCGTTGGTTGGGGCCTTGGCTACTTTGGTATGCCACATATTTTGATGAATTTTATGGGTATTGATAACGTAAAAAATATTAAAAAAGCTCACAGGCTCGGCATCATGTGGCAAATTTTAACAACCATTTTTTCGGCCACATTAATAGGCTTACTTGGTGTTGTATTTTTTGCTAACACCGGTCTTACAGACAGCGAACTGGTCTTTGTAAGAATGGCTCAACAAATGTTTCCACCTTATTTGGCTGGCTTCATCTTGTGCGGTATTTTGGCAGCAGCAATTACTACCATGGATTCTCAAATTCTTGTTGCAGCATCAACTATTGCACAAGATCTTTATCGAAAGTTCTTCAATCCAAAAGTCTCACAAGAACATCTTATGTACATTTCGCGTCTTGGTGGGTTAGGTATTACCGCTATTGCATTTATTTGTGCGTTCAACAACCACGATTCTATTTTAGACCTGGTGTACCACGCATGGTCCGGCCTTGGTGGATCATTTGGCCCTCTGTTACTCGCATCATTTTATTGGCAATCAACTATCACCAAAGAAGGAGCGTTTTCCGGCATCCTGATTGGCGGTTTAGTTGCAGGCAGCTGGCGCTATTTTGAAACAGGTTTTAATGCCCCACTCATTCCCGCTTTTATTATGAGCTTTGTAAGTATTTACCTTGTTTCAAGAATTACGGAAAAAAAACGCAGCCAGAGAACTTAA
- the radA gene encoding DNA repair protein RadA, with protein MSYSCTNCQYVSVKWVGCCPGCSEWNSFIERQVSVLANVSGSKTSYSAAIKPTTLVNLNQIEDETQERMCAGIQEWDRVLGGGVLPGSFIILTGDPGIGKSTLLMQVAHCIAQRHKVIYISSEEALHQVKNRARRLGVGATNLLFSDQPDLENIIATGLQHKPDLLILDSIQNCHLSFDSHVIPGTVAQLREVGFRLMKFAKENNVAVLVTGHVTKEGQMAGPKVLEHIVDAVFYLNAEDRWQTRVLRSVKNRFGAINEVGFFQMEEHGMVELTNINQQLIAESSSTPGSVLVCSVEGSRPLVLELQALVVSSKFGMPQRVVTGLDQKRVVLIAAILEKYLHIKFSNQDIFFKVSGGFKIKESSSDLGIALALLSSYFQKPLPGHSVAIAEMSLTGQIKPANQVAACIKEVEKFGLEHIFVAKNQKVTSSCNLVTFKNVYELLQLFPEDS; from the coding sequence ATGTCTTATTCGTGCACCAATTGCCAGTACGTTAGTGTAAAATGGGTTGGGTGCTGTCCTGGTTGCAGTGAATGGAATAGTTTTATTGAGCGGCAAGTTTCGGTCCTTGCAAACGTTTCAGGTTCAAAGACCAGTTATAGTGCGGCAATTAAACCAACAACGCTGGTTAATTTAAATCAAATTGAAGATGAAACACAAGAACGCATGTGTGCCGGCATTCAGGAATGGGATCGTGTGCTTGGTGGAGGTGTATTGCCGGGCTCCTTTATTATTTTGACGGGTGACCCTGGTATTGGAAAATCTACGTTGCTAATGCAGGTGGCGCATTGCATTGCGCAGCGCCACAAAGTTATTTATATTTCGTCTGAAGAGGCATTGCATCAAGTAAAAAATAGAGCGCGTCGGCTGGGCGTTGGTGCTACCAATTTACTGTTTTCTGACCAGCCAGATTTAGAAAATATTATTGCTACCGGCTTGCAACACAAGCCGGACCTTCTTATTTTAGACTCAATTCAAAATTGTCACCTTTCGTTTGATTCGCATGTCATTCCAGGTACTGTTGCGCAGTTGCGTGAGGTTGGTTTTAGGCTCATGAAGTTTGCAAAAGAAAATAATGTTGCGGTCTTGGTAACTGGCCATGTGACCAAAGAAGGCCAGATGGCGGGGCCAAAAGTTTTAGAGCACATTGTTGATGCGGTATTTTATTTGAATGCTGAAGATCGTTGGCAGACTCGCGTTTTGCGTTCGGTAAAAAATAGATTTGGTGCAATTAATGAAGTTGGTTTTTTCCAAATGGAAGAGCATGGTATGGTTGAATTAACCAATATCAATCAGCAACTTATTGCCGAAAGCTCCAGTACGCCGGGTTCGGTGTTGGTTTGTAGTGTTGAGGGATCTCGTCCCTTGGTACTTGAATTGCAGGCATTGGTCGTGAGTTCAAAGTTTGGTATGCCGCAGCGTGTGGTAACAGGTCTTGATCAAAAACGTGTTGTGCTGATTGCGGCGATTCTTGAAAAATATTTACATATCAAATTTAGTAATCAAGATATCTTTTTTAAAGTAAGTGGTGGGTTTAAAATTAAAGAAAGTTCAAGCGATCTTGGGATAGCGCTTGCATTGCTTTCAAGTTATTTTCAAAAACCGCTACCAGGGCATTCGGTTGCGATTGCTGAAATGAGCCTGACTGGTCAAATTAAACCAGCCAATCAGGTTGCGGCTTGTATTAAAGAAGTTGAAAAATTTGGTTTGGAACATATTTTTGTTGCTAAAAATCAAAAGGTCACCAGTTCGTGTAACCTGGTAACCTTTAAAAATGTCTATGAATTGCTTCAGTTATTTCCTGAAGATTCTTAA
- a CDS encoding thymidine kinase codes for MHNKNKKGRLEVVCGSMFSGKTEELMRRLKRAEFAKQSVLVIKHSIDKRKNEACIVSHDGRERLAFLIDQGVEKILELAHKNVDVVGFDEIQFFPVEVIDVICKLIDQGMRVIVAGLDLNFRGEPFGITPLLMAVADEVTKLKAICVMCGCDAYHTQRIVNGRPARYEDPTILVGAEECYQARCRNCFEIDKPPVYRKKPVAVAANI; via the coding sequence ATGCATAATAAAAATAAAAAAGGCAGATTAGAAGTTGTCTGTGGTTCAATGTTTTCAGGTAAAACAGAGGAACTTATGCGTCGGTTAAAACGTGCAGAGTTTGCCAAACAATCTGTCTTAGTTATTAAACATTCAATTGATAAGCGTAAAAATGAGGCCTGTATTGTTTCTCACGATGGTCGCGAGCGACTTGCTTTTTTGATTGATCAAGGCGTTGAAAAAATTTTGGAATTAGCACATAAAAATGTTGATGTTGTTGGTTTTGATGAGATTCAATTTTTTCCCGTTGAAGTGATTGATGTTATTTGCAAACTTATCGACCAAGGAATGCGCGTTATTGTTGCAGGGCTTGATCTTAATTTTCGTGGTGAACCCTTTGGTATAACGCCCTTGTTGATGGCTGTTGCCGACGAAGTTACCAAATTAAAAGCAATTTGTGTTATGTGTGGCTGTGATGCGTACCATACGCAGCGTATTGTTAATGGTAGGCCAGCTCGTTATGAAGATCCAACGATTTTGGTTGGGGCTGAAGAATGTTATCAAGCTCGTTGCAGAAATTGTTTTGAAATCGACAAGCCGCCCGTGTATCGAAAAAAACCAGTCGCAGTGGCTGCAAATATTTAG
- the kdsB gene encoding 3-deoxy-manno-octulosonate cytidylyltransferase, giving the protein MIGNKSVVCVIPARLASTRFPNKVIAPLLGKPLLQWVWEATQKVKLFDHVVFAIDSDITAEYVKAVGAPYIMTSVDCSTGTDRLIEIAQKGLLKADIWVLWQCDEPFITAMMIDALLHSCSYDGADMWTLKKRIFEDSVIFSPHVVKVVSDSANRALYFSRSPIPCYREKNLEQFYYQHIGIYAYTQASLARIANFGQAPLELAESIEVLRPLHYGLKIGIHETVHNAAEVNTYEDMLLAEQYARAVYLR; this is encoded by the coding sequence ATGATTGGCAATAAATCTGTTGTGTGCGTAATCCCCGCTCGTTTAGCCTCGACGCGTTTTCCAAATAAAGTTATTGCACCATTGCTGGGCAAGCCACTTTTGCAATGGGTTTGGGAAGCGACACAAAAAGTGAAGCTTTTTGATCACGTTGTTTTTGCGATAGATTCAGATATTACGGCCGAGTATGTTAAAGCAGTTGGGGCGCCTTATATTATGACATCAGTTGATTGTTCAACAGGGACCGATCGATTGATTGAAATTGCTCAAAAGGGATTGCTTAAGGCTGATATCTGGGTCTTGTGGCAATGCGATGAGCCGTTTATTACGGCGATGATGATTGATGCGTTGCTGCACAGTTGTTCGTATGATGGTGCTGATATGTGGACGCTGAAAAAACGTATTTTTGAAGATAGTGTTATTTTTTCTCCGCATGTTGTAAAGGTTGTGAGCGATAGCGCAAACAGAGCTTTGTATTTTTCGCGCAGTCCAATCCCTTGTTACCGTGAAAAAAATCTTGAGCAATTTTATTATCAACACATTGGTATTTATGCTTATACACAGGCATCTCTTGCGCGTATTGCCAACTTTGGACAAGCGCCGTTAGAGCTGGCAGAAAGTATCGAAGTTTTGCGTCCCTTGCATTATGGTCTTAAGATTGGCATTCATGAAACAGTTCATAATGCTGCAGAAGTTAATACCTACGAAGACATGTTGTTGGCCGAGCAATATGCGCGTGCCGTATACTTACGCTAA
- the murA gene encoding UDP-N-acetylglucosamine 1-carboxyvinyltransferase, whose protein sequence is MNKEYLIIQQSSILHGSVNVSGAKNAVLVIIISLILTRGKSTLHHVPNSADVLILIHVLRNLGALVEFNAEDKILCVDTSTINSYAIDAEIMNKMRASILFMGPLLGRFGKAHVALPGGDLIGARPINYHLQGFAKCGVNIIENRPFIEAYLPKTATTDPIRIVLEYPSVGATENLIMFAAVRTGETIIINAAIEPEVLDLIDVLKKMGANIICYPGLMIKIIGVTQLNPITHAIIPDRIETGSLLLAAAITKGSINLPNARADHLDMFLEKLKEMGHVVKTGTNPTDEYPLQGISLRASNHPQGIAVKTGTYPGFPTDLQPLMMAALCLTHGTSTIEETVFENRFIHVKELQKMGAEISINGPIATIRNVDSLYGCEVIANDIRASCALVLAGLVAVGETKMTGIYHWKRGYDQLEKKLAQLGADITLVEHEQSATIFTESYL, encoded by the coding sequence ATGAACAAAGAATACCTAATTATTCAGCAATCATCAATTTTACACGGATCTGTTAACGTCTCTGGCGCCAAAAATGCCGTTCTGGTGATTATCATTTCGTTGATTTTAACCCGCGGCAAATCAACACTACACCATGTCCCCAATTCTGCAGACGTCTTAATTCTTATTCATGTTTTAAGAAATCTGGGAGCTTTGGTAGAATTTAACGCCGAAGATAAAATTTTGTGTGTAGACACGAGCACCATTAATAGCTACGCCATTGATGCAGAAATTATGAACAAAATGCGCGCATCGATCTTGTTCATGGGCCCACTGTTGGGCCGCTTTGGCAAAGCACATGTTGCATTGCCAGGTGGGGACTTAATTGGCGCACGACCAATTAATTACCATCTCCAAGGCTTTGCTAAGTGCGGCGTTAACATCATTGAAAACCGCCCTTTCATCGAAGCTTATTTACCAAAAACAGCAACAACTGATCCGATCAGAATTGTTTTAGAATATCCAAGCGTTGGCGCAACCGAAAATCTCATTATGTTTGCCGCTGTTAGAACTGGTGAAACAATAATTATCAACGCCGCTATTGAACCAGAAGTGCTTGATTTGATTGACGTACTCAAAAAAATGGGCGCCAATATTATCTGTTATCCAGGGCTCATGATAAAAATTATTGGCGTTACTCAACTCAATCCAATAACACACGCCATCATCCCTGACCGCATAGAAACCGGCTCTCTTTTGTTGGCGGCAGCCATCACTAAAGGCTCCATCAATTTGCCAAATGCACGAGCCGACCATCTTGATATGTTTTTGGAAAAATTAAAAGAAATGGGACACGTCGTCAAAACAGGCACCAACCCAACTGACGAATATCCTCTCCAGGGAATTAGTTTACGGGCCAGCAACCATCCCCAGGGAATTGCGGTAAAAACAGGCACCTATCCGGGCTTTCCAACCGACTTACAACCACTTATGATGGCGGCCTTATGCTTGACGCACGGCACTAGCACGATTGAAGAAACAGTCTTTGAAAATCGCTTCATTCACGTAAAAGAGCTTCAAAAAATGGGTGCTGAAATTTCTATCAACGGCCCTATCGCTACCATTCGAAACGTCGATTCACTATATGGATGCGAAGTAATTGCTAACGATATCAGAGCATCATGTGCTCTTGTACTTGCCGGGCTTGTGGCAGTTGGCGAAACTAAAATGACGGGGATTTATCATTGGAAACGTGGCTACGATCAATTAGAAAAAAAATTAGCCCAGCTCGGCGCAGACATTACTCTTGTTGAACATGAACAATCAGCAACAATCTTTACGGAATCATACCTGTAG